Proteins co-encoded in one Arachis hypogaea cultivar Tifrunner chromosome 13, arahy.Tifrunner.gnm2.J5K5, whole genome shotgun sequence genomic window:
- the LOC112792296 gene encoding protein BYPASS1-LIKE: protein MPSTDNQSPSSSFSSFGRSIFGVRQEQVHSVDAGHESDSCNLELGSFQRRVTDRFQDLSGASNDELLSIDWVQKLLGVFICCHEEFRTILLNNKEQVSKPPLDRLISEFFEKSVKALDICNASRDGVEKIRTWQKHLDIVLSALGSNKRALNEGQFRRARKALMDLALAMLEEKDSGSVFSQRNRSFGRHNSSKDQHSAGHSRSHSWSVSRSWSAAKQLQSIASNLVPPRGNEISATRGLAVPVYTMNCILLFVLWTLVAAIPCQDRGLNIHFSVSRQFSWSVPVNTLYERIMEESKKRDRRNSNGLLKEIYRVELCTRHLTDLVDSPQFPLTEDQEMEIEQDMKELTHVCEAFRVGLDPLERQVREAFRKIMTCRTEGLDYLGSSSYADQ from the coding sequence ATGCCTTCAACAGATAATCAGAGCCCCTCATCGTCATTCTCCTCGTTTGGCCGCTCAATATTTGGTGTCAGGCAGGAACAGGTTCATTCTGTTGATGCAGGCCACGAATCCGACTCCTGTAACTTAGAGCTTGGATCATTCCAAAGGCGGGTTACAGATCGATTTCAGGACCTCTCTGGGGCGAGTAATGATGAATTGCTCTCAATTGATTGGGTTCAGAAGCTATTGGGTGTATTCATCTGCTGCCATGAGGAATTCAGGACTATTCTGTTGAATAATAAAGAGCAGGTTTCAAAACCCCCCTTAGATCGTTTGATTTCTGAATTCTTTGAGAAGTCAGTGAAGGCGCTTGATATTTGTAATGCAAGCCGTGATGGGGTTGAGAAGATTCGTACATGGCAAAAGCATCTGGATATTGTGCTTTCTGCCTTGGGTTCGAATAAGAGAGCATTGAATGAAGGCCAGTTCCGGAGGGCAAGAAAGGCACTGATGGATTTGGCATTGGCAATGCTCGAGGAGAAAGACTCTGGATCAGTTTTTTCGCAACGTAATAGATCTTTTGGGCGTCATAACTCGAGCAAGGATCAGCACTCGGCAGGGCATTCACGATCGCATTCATGGAGTGTCTCTCGATCATGGTCTGCTGCCAAGCAACTCCAGTCCATTGCAAGCAACCTTGTTCCACCCCGTGGGAATGAGATTTCTGCTACAAGAGGACTTGCAGTTCCTGTTTATACAATGAATTGTATTCTCTTGTTTGTTTTGTGGACCCTTGTTGCAGCAATTCCCTGCCAGGACAGGGGTCTAAACATTCACTTTTCAGTCTCACGGCAATTTTCTTGGAGCGTGCCGGTTAACACCCTCTATGAACGGATCATGGAGGAGTCAAAGAAGCGAGATCGCCGGAACTCAAATGGATTGTTGAAGGAGATATATCGAGTTGAGCTATGTACCCGTCACTTGACAGACTTGGTGGATTCACCTCAGTTTCCCTTGACAGAGGATCAGGAAATGGAAATTGAACAGGACATGAAGGAGCTCACTCATGTTTGTGAAGCTTTTAGAGTTGGACTGGATCCACTGGAGCGCCAAGTGAGGGAGGCATTCCGGAAGATTATGACATGCCGAACTGAGGGTCTTGATTACCTTGGCTCATCCAGCTATGCAGATCAATGA
- the LOC112792295 gene encoding tubby-like F-box protein 8 — translation MSFRSIVRDVRGSFGSLSMRSFDVRLTGHHRGKSHGSVQDLHDQPFVVQSSCWASLPPELLYDVIKRLEESESTWPARKHVVACAAVCRSWRSMCKEIVKSPEFCGKLTFPVSLKQPGPRDGMVQCFIKRDKSSLTYRLFLCLSPALLVENGKFLLSAKRTRRTTYTEYVISMDAGNISRSSSTYIGKLRSNFLGTKFIIYDTQPPYTGAHVAAPGVGRTSRRFYSKKVSPKVPSGSYNIAQVTYELNVLGTRGPRKMHCVMHSIPMSALDVGGSVPGQPELLPRALEDSFRSISFSKSLDRSIEFSSARFSEIGGSSNEDLDDKTRPLVLKNKPPRWHEQLQCWCLNFRGRVTVASVKNFQLIAAMPPPAGVPTPSQPAPPEHDKVILQFGKVGKDMFTMDYRYPLSAFQAFAICLSSFDTKLACE, via the exons ATGTCATTCCGAAGCATAGTTCGAGATGTGAGGGGTAGTTTCGGGAGCTTGTCTATGAGGAGTTTTGATGTTAGGCTCACTGGCCATCATAGAGGAAAATCTCATGGGTCTGTACAAGACTTGCATGACCAGCCTTTTGTTGTTCAAAGTAGTTGCTGGGCTAGCTTGCCCCCGGAATTATTATATGATGTCATTAAAAGACTCGAGGAGAGCGAGAGCACGTGGCCTGCTCGAAAGCATGTTGTTGCATGTGCTGCAGTATGCAGGTCTTGGAGGAGTATGTGCAAGGAAATTGTGAAGAGTCCAGAGTTCTGTGGCAAACTCACGTTTCCTGTGTCCTTGAAGCAG CCAGGACCACGTGATGGAATGGTTCAATGTTTTATCAAAAGAGATAAATCAAGTTTAACGTACCGCCTATTCCTTTGTCTCAGCCCTG CTTTGCTAGTTGAAAATGGGAAATTCCTCCTTTCTGCCAAGAGGACGAGGAGAACAACTTACACAGAGTATGTCATTTCGATGGATGCTGGCAACATATCTAGATCAAGTAGCACTTACATTGGGAAGCTGAG ATCGAACTTTCTTGGCACAAAATTCATCATATATGATACACAGCCTCCATACACTGGTGCCCATGTAGCAGCTCCAGGGGTTGGGAGAACAAGCCGGAGATTTTATTCCAAGAAGGTTTCACCCAAGGTCCCATCTGGGAGTTACAACATAGCTCAGGTGACATATGAATTGAATGTGCTTGGCACAAGAGGCCCCAGGAAGATGCATTGTGTTATGCATTCAATACCAATGTCAGCACTTGATGTGGGTGGCAGCGTTCCTGGTCAACCAGAGCTTCTTCCTCGCGCCTTAGAGGACTCATTCCGAAGCATCTCCTTTTCCAAGTCCCTAGATCGCTCTATCGAGTTCAGCAGTGCTCGATTCTCTGAGATTGGGGGATCCTCCAACGAAGACTTAGATGACAAGACAAGGCCCTTGGTCCTGAAAAACAAGCCTCCAAGATGGCATGAACAATTACAATGTTGGTGTCTTAATTTCCGGGGAAGGGTAACAGTTGCATCTGTAAAAAACTTTCAGCTCATTGCTGCAATGCCGCCACCTGCCGGTGTGCCAACGCCATCTCAGCCGGCTCCCCCGGAGCATGACAAGGTAATTCTGCAGTTCGGCAAAGTCGGAAAAGATATGTTCACAATGGATTATAGGTATCCACTATCTGCATTCCAGGCTTTTGCAATATGCTTGAGCAGCTTTGACACCAAATTGGCTTGTGAATAA